Part of the Rhineura floridana isolate rRhiFlo1 chromosome 8, rRhiFlo1.hap2, whole genome shotgun sequence genome is shown below.
tcctgcactgtgAGACGATTGAGAagcgatcccggccctcctctgtgtgacaacctttcatgtacttgaagagtgctatcctatctcccctcagtcttctcttctccaggctaaacatgcccagttctttcagtctctcctcatagggctttgtttccagtcccctgatcctccttgttgccctcctctgaacctgttccagtttgtctgcatccttcttaaagtgtggtgtccagaattggacacagtactcaagatgagacctaaccagtatggaatagaggggaactagtccttcatacaatttggaaactatacttatgttaatgcaagctaaaatagcatttgccttttttgcagtcacatcacgctgttggctcatattcagtttgcgatcaacaacaattccaagatccttctcgcatgtagtattgctgagccaagaatcccccaccttataactgtgcatttggtttctttttcctaggtgtagaactttgcacttatccctgttaaagttcattctgattttttcagctgaatgctccagcctatcaagatccagTCTATCAAGATTCTAATATATATGGAGAGGTTTTggttggcttttttttaaaaaaaaaagtttttcagTGAATGAAGACATTACTGAAATGTTGATATGTTCTGAAATGCATTGTTGATATTGCCATTGAAATGCTTACTGATTTTGCTGTTACTGTAGTTTATTTTGCTGACGTGGGCTGCATATGAattggaaggaaggaaaagtCTGTTGGCAGGTACATCATTCTTGGTGTTCTGTTTTAATAAaatcttaaatattttaataataataatttttcattttggtttttaattgtattttttattttgaacttCCCCTAATGAGCATAAACACATCACTCCtccctattttatcttcacagcaaccctgtgatgtaggtaaAGCTGAAATAGAATGACAGGACTAAGATCATTGGCTGGGTGAGGATCTGTTTTGAACCCAAGGCTGCGTACGCATTACCGCTGACACTGCATTCAGTGCATTCCTTCCCACTGCTAATTTTTGAAGCCACCTACGCATAACATTAACCACAATCCACACTGATTCTGTAGTTTCTTGAAAAGTACTGCTGTTTGATGTGTTTTCCCTCAAACCAGCTTCAATCCAACTGGAAAACTTAACCCAAGTTCACTTCGCaggcaaatatgtgtacatttgaGACAGCTGTTGTGCATGTGCAGATGAGGGCACATGTGCAGATGACAGCTTAACGGATAGGAGTTCCAGGAGGATCTCAGGGTCAGGAAAACCAAACAGATGATGTGTGTTGGGTGAAGAGAACCCCGACCCTTCTCTGATTTGTGCAGCAATGTGCAGATGTGACTGGAaacgtgtgtgtggggggtgaccTCACTGTGTTTTAAGCCGCTAATGTGTACCTGACCCAGGTTTCCCTGGTCTTAATCTGATGCTCTGCCCACTACACCGCACGGCCCCACTTTGTGAGGCTTCACAAGTGCTGATTCTGCCTCGTGGCTTCATATCAGAAGCAAGTGAATCTCTCCTGGCCGCCCTCTAAGCTGGGTCCTTTTCATGCCAATAAGTGATGCAAAGGGGTGGCTGGCCACTGGAGCCCCCaagggggagaagggggcagcCCTCTTGCTATTGCTAATGTGGAAAAAACTTCAGAAGTAGAGGAGAGTTAACtaaacatgaaagaacccacacaggagaaaaaccatacaaatgtttagagtgtggaaagagttttagtGTGAAATCtaaacttactttgcatcaacgaacccacacaggagagaaaccatatgaatgcatggaatgtggaaagagcttcagtgacagtagaaacctttcctcccatcaaagaacccacacaggagaaaaaccatataTATGCACAGAGTGTGGGAAAAGTTTCAGTTGGAGCcaccaccttacttcacatcaaagaacccacactggagagaagccatataagtgtctggagtgtggaaagagtttcagtcgtagTGAAagtcttacttcacatcaaagaacccacacaggagacaagccatataagtgtctggagtgtggaaagagtttcagtcatagTGGAAgttttacttcacatcaaagaacccacaaaggagagaaaccatatatatGCCTACAGTGTGGGAAAAGTTTCAGTTGGAGGcaccaccttacttcacatcagagaacccacacaggggagaaaccttataagtgtctggagtgtggaaagagtttcagtcgtagTGAAagtcttactttacatcaaagaacccacacaggagagaaaccatataagtgtctggagtaACATCTTACTGCAcaccaaagaacccacacagggaagGAAACAAAAATGTATGAAGTGTAGAAAGAACTTCTGTCATAGCAAAAGCATTACTTTGTATCAGATGAAGTGGCTGCATCATGGCCCTACCTTCAGACTGTGTCCCTGGACATTATCCCTTCCCCTAGAAGCTGTTGACATGGACTCTAACATAAACAGTAAGCAAGGTTCATTACTGACTGGCCTGTTTTGCCTCTTTAATATGAAGAAGGGTATTCCTGTCTCATATTAGCTTATACTATTTGGGCAGATGCAAGTCACTAAACCTTGTGGCTAATGTTACTagattgcaacctgccctgggacctgatggTAAAGGAAAGGTATTATTATAGGCCCACTAGTCTTTTAGCCTGAGTAGACGCGGGGACAGAGTTGACTTCTGTGCTTGTTGCAGGGTTTGGTCGTGTTCTCTGTTTCTCTGTTGAGTGGATCATCATTGCAGATAAGCTGTTGTTTCAAATTAGGGTGTTTGTCAACAAGGAGAAGCCTATCCCTGAAGCCCTGAGCAAAGGAGGTGGAATGTTAAGATGACAGTTACAAAAGGAACactacttaacatcttaacatcttaatattcaatcgatttaatgcattttacatttaatattttagtactgagttttgtagttgtttatatgtttaattatgtttaggtatttttggtataatttttaagtttaatatatgtttttaaattgtatattggatgttatatgttgtgaaccgcccagagagcttcggctatggggcggtatagaaatataattaataaataaataaataaattgcatccTCCAAGCACCGGAAGGCAGAGGGCGCTGCTTCCAAGGCAATTAGACTTGCTTTCTGGGAAGCCAACGTCGCTGTGTTAACGCAGCACTTGGGGGAAATTACTGGAGCCAGAGGGATGGGCTGGCAGCCTTCTCAGCTGCAAAGTCCTCGCCGACAAGGAGGACGCTTTTCTTTCCTTCTAGGAATAATCAGCCTCTATCAAAATGTGTGTGGTGGTCACTTTCCAAAGGGATTGATTCAGAGACAGGCCTGGCCAAGACTTGGAGACACAAGACAGCCAGCATGATGATCCAGGGGCAGAAGTCAGACCTAGGCCTGCCTGGGCAGGCTTGGCTTCAGGACACAGTGCAGCCGTTGGGTAAGCAACTCGATCACAGGTTCAGTTTCCCAGCCGGAAAATGGGATTCAGCTGTTGCCCACCTCACAGGGATGGTGTGCGGTCAAATATGAAAAacgaaatggcctgccttcaagttgatcccgacttatggttaccctatgaatagggatttcatggtaagcggtgttcagagggggtttcccattgcctccctctgagcctagtcctcctcagctgcctagggcctgctcagcttgccacagctgcacaagccagccccttccttgtctgcaactaccagctggggggcaactgggctccttgggactctgcagcttgccgacggctgcacaggtggcagggcacgtcacccctgagccactccctgtggggtgatctttagctggcccttgacgcccaggagacacgagcggggatttggactcacagactctggactcccagccaggctctcctccccactgtgctataccagctgttatggTCAAATATAATGGGGGCTGCATGGAGAACATCCTCTGGTCGTTGCCTCCAGCCCCTGTGGCTGCTCTTTGTAGCTGCTGTGCATGAAGGAGATGGGAGGAATATACCTGGAAGAGGGGGTCCGTTTTTAGATTTGCTAAAGTTTCTACTGACAGGAGAAAGAAGAGGGAGCCAGGAGTTAGAAGGGGGAACCAGGAGTCAGGGAGCCAGGAGTTGGGGGAGCCTGCCTGCTGCCTGCCAGAGGGACTGCCCCTTGCTAGGACCAGGAGGAGCGACAACAGGACCTGCACACAGCCCCCTACCCACTAGCAGCTATGGGGCCATGCTGAGGCTGAGCTCTCGTTAGGGATCCTCCCGTCACACTCCCCTCTAAACCCAAATCGTCCCCCAAATCGTGTACAATTCTCCCCATGGCCCCCTACCTTGTGGGACTTCAAGCAACAAGAATTCTTctattcccccaccccccattggtTGTAGTCAGTAGCACTGCTGCATTTCTGAATGAAGAGGAGGTGTGGGTCACGTCTACTTGAAATCCTTGCCTTCTGGCTGGGAGGCTGAGAGGCGTGTGAGCCAGATGTTCCAACAGCACTCTGCACCGGCTCAAGCACCCTCTTCGTTGCTATTTCAGCCCTTCCCGGATGGAGCTTTGGAATCTAGGAAGCAGCCATATATTGAGCCAGGGCATTGGTCTACCTGGCTCAATATATGGCTGCACTGACTGGCGGCGGCTCAGTGGTGGCAGGGTTCaaggcaagggacattcccagccctgcctagagcaGCCTCCCCGTCCCCCAAGAGGTTACTCATGAGAAGGAGCGGCTTCTCCCCTCCCAGAGTCCCAGAACACAGTTCAATGGCAGGAGGGGCAAGAACGAGGCTGAGATTGTGGTACCCAGTGAATGGAAGGTTTGTACGAGCTTGGCTCACTTCAGCCGGGCCTGTGGCAGGAGAATGTCCTGCTGGTTTTGCTAGTTTTCATCGCAGCTGCATGCCACAGTGTTGTccattttcctttgcaattttgggTAGTGGCCTTTTCTGTGCATTTTGTGGCTGCTGgtttgtaacacacacacacacacacccagtgtaGGTCCCCCTTGTCTCCATCCCTGCAGCTGCAACAGGGCACACAGTCTTCCCGCTGAGGTTCACTGTGATTCCTGATAGGGCTGCCTCTGGGATGCACCTTCCCCATTCAATGCAAGGCCAAGCACATGCAAGCTCTCTCCCGCCTTCCTCCCCCAGTCAGCCCATCTTCACCCCCAGCACGTCTCCGCTGCTTCCGTCCTCGTCTCCCTTGGCTGGACCCTTATTAAAAGTGAGGCTTAATAAGGGAGAGTCAGCCAAGCACAGCCACCTTCTGGATCCCTTAATCCAGCTCCCTCGCCTCCTGCAGCCGGCATAATCGCCCCAGGCCTGCCCCTGCCGATCCCCAGGGACCCACCAAAGACAGCTCCTCTCTCCTCCAGCCAGGCCCAGCCCTTCTGACCCATGCCTTTTGCTTTCTGAAACTGGTGGGGGTGAGTGACAATGCGGCAGCCTGCTTAGAGCTCAGCTGTTCCTGCTGTCCCCAGAGCAAGGTGGCAATGAGAGAAGGCTCTCTGCATATGCTCAGTGGAATGCAGCGGAGGCTGATCTGCTAAGGCAagtgggggcactgccccaccaacctcggtCAGCCCCAGGGGTATAGCCACCCAGGgacttagaccctttaccttttttgggagcaggatcccagcagggtccctctgtctccagcattctatgagctaatcagtatgaaaggggagcttGCTAGCCATAGAGAAGAGTTttcaaacatgcttccttgtcctttcctgctgcttggagccaatc
Proteins encoded:
- the LOC133363400 gene encoding zinc finger protein 22-like, which translates into the protein CLECGKSFSVKSKLTLHQRTHTGEKPYECMECGKSFSDSRNLSSHQRTHTGEKPYICTECGKSFSWSHHLTSHQRTHTGE